ATGAGACCTTCTACGAGGGAGCGCTTTATGATCTCGATGTTTTCAAGGAGATATACGAGTCGATCATCATTTCAGTCGTTTTCATAGCGTCGTTCATCATCATCGGTCCGATCATTACGGGAATGGACATAGGCAGGATGGGCCTCTACGCGCTCCTCATGATCATAGCGGCAGAAGTCGGTGTTCTGCTCGTCGTCAAGTTCAGGATGCCAGAAGACCCGATCTGGGCCGACAGCAGGGGAATAAGGGATCCCAAGAGGGAACGCATCAAAATGGCGGCGATTTACTCCAGTATTGGAACCGTTATCCTGACGTTGGTTTATCTCCTGTTTATCAGGCAGAGGTTCAGCATTCCCGAGCCGTTCGTGGTGGCCATGGTTCTTACCCCGTTCTACTACCTCGGAATGGTGGTCGACAGAGAGGAAAAGCGCATCTTCAGGAAGGACGAGAACTTCCCGGCCTTCATCAGGAGCCTCAGCTCTTCCCTTGCCGCCAGCGGTGCATCCCTCGTCCTCGTTCTCAAGTACCTCAGCGCCCACGACTTTGGGTCACTCACGGACGACATCAAAGCTCTCTACAGGAGGCTCGCCATCAGGGTTGACAGGGACAGGGCTTGGGACTTCTTCATCGCCGGAACTGGAAGCTGGCTCATAGGAATATTCTCCGAGATATTCAGGGAGAGCCTGCACATGGGTGCCGAGCCAGATTACGTGGGTCTGGTCATAAGCAGGAACTTCGAGAGGATCGTTAGGCTCAGGAGGAAGAGGCAGCAGAGCATAGCGAGCTTTATAGGTATAATCTACGGTCTTACTGGAGCGTTTGCTTTTGCTCTCGCGGCGTCCTTTCAGGTGGCTGTTTCAATAAACGATCTGTTCTCGAAGATGGATCTCGGAGCTGCCGCGAACTACATTGGCGACATAATACACGTGATACCTCCGACTGGTATGACTTTTCTGATGTACATAATGCTGACGATGATGGTTCTCCACTCATTGCTCTCGGCCCTGGTTATCAAGCTGGCCGATGGGGGGCACATACTAGGCTCCGCCAAATACTTCGTCATTCTGGCTTGGATATTCGCCGTCGGGATGTATCTCGGCCAGACCTTGATGGCGAGGATGATGGGCACGAGTAGCGGAGGTACAGAAGTTGCCCAACTTGTGGGGTATCTGCTGGGGGTGATGCCATGAAGAAGGTTCTTCTGTTTTTAACCCTCTTTTTCTTGGTTTCTACGAGCGTTCCAGTGAGTTCGCTGTCTGCCGAAGCCATGGTAAAGCTCCCCGGGTCTGTTACTGTTGATGGTATCAACTTGAGGTTTGGGGACCTCTCCATTGATGGCAAACTGATGGTTGATGTCTACGTGGACGGCTCTCACTACAGATCACTGACTCTTTCGCCAGGTGAAAACGTATCCATAAATGACCTTAAATTTAAGTACGAGGGTGCGTACATTGGCTCTGAGTCTTTTGCGGTAATTAGCTTGCAGTACTCTTATTTGCTCGCTGGTGATAAGTTGG
This sequence is a window from Thermococcus kodakarensis KOD1. Protein-coding genes within it:
- the flaJ gene encoding archaellar assembly protein FlaJ, which gives rise to MPEEKASVFTKADLSMEAYLKGILLPYLGISAVLFIVIGFITRILPVARSLQVLMFLIPIVLIIYAAAYPYVVADSKKISINSKMPYFITYFAVLSTSEMGRSDLVAVLAKDPKLGAIASELKKVHTIVNKLHLSMPEAFRFLARRTPSKMFADFLDRLAYSLDSGVDLKEYLFQEQKTVMDDYETFYEGALYDLDVFKEIYESIIISVVFIASFIIIGPIITGMDIGRMGLYALLMIIAAEVGVLLVVKFRMPEDPIWADSRGIRDPKRERIKMAAIYSSIGTVILTLVYLLFIRQRFSIPEPFVVAMVLTPFYYLGMVVDREEKRIFRKDENFPAFIRSLSSSLAASGASLVLVLKYLSAHDFGSLTDDIKALYRRLAIRVDRDRAWDFFIAGTGSWLIGIFSEIFRESLHMGAEPDYVGLVISRNFERIVRLRRKRQQSIASFIGIIYGLTGAFAFALAASFQVAVSINDLFSKMDLGAAANYIGDIIHVIPPTGMTFLMYIMLTMMVLHSLLSALVIKLADGGHILGSAKYFVILAWIFAVGMYLGQTLMARMMGTSSGGTEVAQLVGYLLGVMP